tttgtcttttctctttatccttctcttcacttttattcttttcttcttccacaACAATCTCCTCATCAACTTCTTCCTTTTGAatcttttcttcattctttctcttttctctagcCTCCACCTTTTCTTTAGAACCTAGTCCAACCTCCTTTCCGCTTCTAGTGAAGATGGCCTTACATTGCTCTTTGGGGTTGGCTTCGGTGTTGGCGAAAAAAGGACTTCCTCGTTGATCAGCCAATTGCTTGGCTAATTGCCCCACTTGCACCTCCAAGTTTTTTATTGATGCATCAgtgttcttttgattttgaattgacaTTTGCAAGAACTGTTGCATCATGTCCTCAAGCTTTGAGGTTCTGTCAGTCAAAGAGGGATGTTggtaagtttgttgatgtggggGCCTATTGGAAGGTCCTGCTTGGCCCATGTTTTGGTGAGGTTTCCATCCTTGATTATAGTTCCCTGGTCGGCCTTGATTGCCCATATAACTAACTTCCTCTTGAGATGTGCTTGGCATAGCACATTGCCCATTGGTATGGTTTCCTCCACATAACTCACAACTTTGCATTTGTTGGAGTTGAGCTACAGAGGCATTTTGAAGCTCTTGAGGAAGTTGtgacaatttcttcatcagggTTTCCAGCTGCTGAGTCATAATCTTGTTTTGAGCCAATAGAGCATCTTGAGATTGAAGCTCTAGAATACCCTTCTTTTGAGAATGGGCTCTCTCAGTATAGGCTTCATTATCATTAGTTGTCATATTCTCTATTAACTCATATGCTTCCTCTGGCGTCTTCCACTTGATACTCCCACCAGCAGAGGCATCTAACATCAGCTTTGACTGGGATTTAAGTCCTACCAAGAAAAGAGTGAGTTGTGTAGGTTGATCAAACCCATGAATGGGAGTCTTCCTCAACAGTCCCTTGAATCTATCCCATGCTTGGCCTAAGGACTCATCCATATCTTGTTGAAATGCCGAGATTTCCTGTTTTCCCTTATTAACCTTGGACTGGGGAAAATTTTGCTCAAGAACTTTGCAACCACATCATCCTAGTGAGGCTATTTTCAGGAAAGGAATTCAACCAGACTTTTGCAGGTCCTGCTAGTGAGAACGGGAAGAGACTCAGGCGTATGGCTTCATCAGGAACTTGATGGATCTTCACAGTATTGCATATCTCCAAGAATGTGGCCAGATGAGTGTAGGGATTCTCATGAGACAGGCCATTGAACTGATTACTCTGCACCAGATGAATAAGAGTTGGCTTCATCTCCATGTTGGTGGCATTGACAGTTGGCCTAGCAATACTGTTGAAGTTAATATGGCTTGTGAACGCTGCATAATCTTCCAAAGTGCATCTTTCACGACCTCTACCATCACCATGAGGATTGTCTGCCATTTCTACTTTTGGAAAAGGATCAGGATTCTGAGAAGTAGATGAAAGAGTGTCTGAAGCAGAAGAGTGATGGACAACTTGTTGTGCTTGAGCTCGTCTTCTCCTTGTGGCACTATTGTTTCTGCGGGCAGTTTTCTCTATCTCAGGATCAACAAGGAGTGGTTCTGAAGATGCAGTCCTCCTTGTACGGATCCTACCCTGCATAAACTATAGAGCAACAACAAAAGCAAGCTCGAATTACAAGTTAGCCCAAAATTAATGTGCgtataaaagtaaacaaaaacagTAAATATGCACAAAAGAATTTAAGTCTAAATAAGTCAGAAATTACACACAAGTCTAGTATTAGACAcgggtccccggcaacggcgccaaaaacttgttaagactttggcaagtgtatcaagtcgcgcaagtagtaaccggtaagaccgagatatcgtttcccaagagactcgtgtatactaaataaatgtgtaattagtgattaatttaaactaatgaatataTTCATGATTTGGGTTTTTATAtgcaagaaagtaaatatttcataaacaattaaaattgaacttggatatttgaagactctagaaaatggtaaaggctagaaatgcaatggattgatattgttggagttagacttcacctacttcactctcatgtatattaagcaataaaactcttctccattaattactaatgtcaacccacaagtttactcaaactctaatcccttagttgaatgagcctaggtttccttatttagagtcaattccttgaatccctaaataaacaaacccagcgccaggcgcttcctgttgacatttttcttctctctttgctattccgggtcactcattagtctggatttttggaacaaagcttctcatctacaaaaaggacacaaaaatggggattagtgatatatttagatcaatgtaacccacaatgtatttatttacaaaagtaaggtaaaattgaggattaagtaggttaaatgctttggaagagatgattttgctaatgaaatatagcttggataatggtaaaaattaacattatcaataTACCTGAGTGTGAAGGAATGTGTTGGGAAGTCAtacattgactagagataaggtgatttaatagtatataagtgagtgcaaacctcactttacaagacaattttgtggggttgagttaatATGATATCAGAGCTATGACCTCAAATGCTTTGAGAGTTATAATTTGGATGtgtcactcaaatgacacttataTATGACAATCAAGATGTTCTTCATATTAGTTTTAATCCTCTCTTTCATGAGAGTACCAAACACATTGACATTGACGGTCATTTCATTCGAGGGAGACATGAAGACTGAGTTTGTTATTTCAAGTGATCAGTAagtgttaagactttggcaagtgtaccaagtcgtgcAAGTAATAAAAATGGTAAGTCTAAGTATCATTTTCCCACGGGAATTGCACTGGTTTAGTTACCTATACGTAGTTACTAATTTAGACAATGCATGTAAACATAGATTGATTCGAAACAAGTGAAAACGTAAATATTTCTAAACTTGAAAGTGATAAAATAATCAGGGCAAAGACTCATTGGGGTTGGAATTCATGACCAAAACTCTAAGCACTAATTTCACAATATATATCTCTAATCTACTCAAGCATTGACATCAAAGGTATTCAAGCCCTAATCCCTTAGGGGCAtgttttgaacttttatgtGACAAATACTAATCCCTTAGATATTTAAACACAAGACACATTAAAAATGATGTCTAGAATGACCAAGAGTTTTAGTCTATGTCTAGAACCAAACATCTAGGTTGTTCTATCCATGTCTAGGGTTCCAAAATACTTTCCAATGATTAGATAccacaaaaacacataaatattCCATCATGCACGAAAATAATATAGATAGAACACAAAAGTAGTGAAAGAGATTCTATTGCATAGATGAAACTACAATGAGTTTAGGTACATTACATCCAACCACAATGAAATGGAGTTTATCTACTCCTATACATCTAGAGCACAAATGGAGTTGGAATGGTGGAATGGATGAAGAAAGATGAATCCTTTGAGCCCCAGAAGTGTCTTAGCCTCTGTCTTGAGTTCCAACCGCGTTCCCCCAGCCAAAACTATGTTTTTCTTCGAGTCTTGACACTTTTAATGTTTAAGCAAAAAAGTGGTACTCGTTGGGCCAACAGACATTCTCGTCGGCCAAACAAGGCTTCCTCGCTTGGCTAGCAAGTGTTGGTAGCTGGGCGAGCACGTCTAGGTCGTTGGGCGAGGTAGTGATTCTTCTTCAATCTTCTATCTTTTTCTACAAAAGTCCACAAACAACAAAGTAAACctgtttttgaaatataattaccAATTCCTAAATTCTTTCATGGTATTAACACAAAACACATGAATAAAAGACAATTAAGAGGTTCTAATAAGTGTAAATAATAGGTAATTATCACACTTACCAATAAGCAAATATTTTCACTAAGTCTTTATGAAGACCtgaaattgattatatttgtaagaaGTTTGGTACATATGATTTGTATGCACAAGTTTAAGGGGGTGTTGATCATTAGATatcttatctttatcttttatctttcatcactttgttattattctttatttgtaTTTTGGACTTACTGCAtcctttattataaatataatactcTATGTGTATtctttactatatatatatatatatatatatatatatatatatatatatatatatatatatatatatatatatatatatatatatatatatatatatatatatatatatatatctaatacTATGAACGAATTTATGAACTTCAATACCAAAGGATACATTCTCGGTatgtaatttattctttttttattcttatattaacAAAGTAGTGTATTagtcatatttttgttgttggtggtTGACGATAATATTCaatgaaatcaa
This region of Vigna unguiculata cultivar IT97K-499-35 chromosome 5, ASM411807v1, whole genome shotgun sequence genomic DNA includes:
- the LOC114184374 gene encoding uncharacterized protein LOC114184374; the protein is MDESLGQAWDRFKGLLRKTPIHGFDQPTQLTLFLVGLKSQSKLMLDASAGGSIKWKTPEEAYELIENMTTNDNEAYTERAHSQKKGILELQSQDALLAQNKIMTQQLETLMKKLSQLPQELQNASVAQLQQMQSCELCGGNHTNGQCAMPSTSQEEVSYMGNQGRPGNYNQGWKPHQNMGQAGPSNRPPHQQTYQHPSLTDRTSKLEDMMQQFLQMSIQNQKNTDASIKNLEVQVGQLAKQLADQRGSPFFANTEANPKEQCKAIFTRSGKEVGLGSKEKVEAREKRKNEEKIQKEEVDEEIVVEEEKNKTLQQIPSYAKFMKEFLGKKKKYIEEETIEVQGNCSAIIQKNLPPKFKDPGSFTIPCTIGNQDMGKALVDLGASINLMPLSMLKKIGGLEAKPTRMTLQLADNSVKYSYGVVEDVVVQIDNLKFQLILW